In the Juglans microcarpa x Juglans regia isolate MS1-56 chromosome 6D, Jm3101_v1.0, whole genome shotgun sequence genome, one interval contains:
- the LOC121234915 gene encoding phytosulfokine receptor 2, which translates to MVVLPYFPMTFLKWLCLACFLYSSLGLDNPNPSCDPHDLLALKEFAGNLTNGSIVSAWSNESVCCKWHGVVCDNMNGNFSVARVTKLFLSQMGLEGTISNSLCRLDQLNLLDLSSNHLNGELPPDLSTLKRLEVLDLSHNCLSGPVSEALSGLESIQILNISSNSFNGNFPGLWGFPNLLVFNISNNSFTGQLDSHICSSSNGIQILDLSVNHLLGGLEGLDNCSTSLQQLHVDYNSLSGPLPDSLYYMTALEQLSVSGNNFSGQLSKKLSKLASLKALVISANQFSGKLPNVFGNLTNLELLSAHSNSFTGPLPATLALCSKLRVLDLRNNSFVGPIDLNFTALPNLCTLDLASNHLSGPLPNSLSSCRELKILSLAKNELTGLIPEDFSNLASLSFLSLSNNSFGNLSWTLSVLQHCKNLTTLILTKNFHGDDIPKNVSGFENLMILALGNCALKGQIPGWLLSCQKLQVLDLSWNHLNGSVPPWVGQMESLFYLDFSNNSLTGELPKSLTELKSLIYLNFSAPIRTAYTGIPLYVKRNQSANGLQYNQASSFPPSIYLSNNRISGMISPEIGQLKELHVLDLSRNNITGTIPSSISEMGNLEVLDLSYNNLYGSIPPSFSKLTFLSKFSVAYNHLRGAIPSGTQFSSFPNSSFEGNLGLCGQMYSACAFGEGNTGKPVIPLGSNSKFGRGSIFSITISIGLGVAVLLAIALLKMSRRNVKDPVDNLDEELSRPRRLSEALGPSKLVLFQNSECKDLTVADLLKSTNNFNQANIIGCGGFGLVYKANFPNGTKAAIKRLSGDCGQMEREFQAEVEALSRAQHKNLVALQGYCRYGSDRLLIYSYMENGSLDYWLHENVDGGSVLKWDVRLRIAQGAARGLAYLHKGCEPNIVHRDVKSSNILLGESFEAHLADFGLSRLLNPYDTHVTTDLVGTLGYIPPEYSQTLTATFRGDVYSFGVVLLELLTSRRPVEVCKGKNSRDLVSWVLQMKYEKREEEIIDSAIWDKDHEKQLLEVLVIACKCIDQDPRKRPSIEQVVSWLDGVGFKDVQQ; encoded by the coding sequence ATGGTGGTGCTTCCGTATTTTCCAATGACTTTCCTCAAATGGCTATGCTTGGCTTGCTTTCTTTATTCATCTTTGGGTCTGGATAACCCAAACCCATCCTGTGATCCACATGATCTGTTGGCGCTGAAGGAATTTGCAGGAAACCTCACAAATGGGTCCATTGTCAGTGCCTGGTCCAATGAATCCGTTTGCTGCAAATGGCATGGTGTTGTCTGTGACAATATGAACGGTAACTTTTCAGTTGCTAGAGTGACCAAGTTGTTTCTCTCCCAAATGGGTCTCGAAGGGACAATTTCAAATTCTCTGTGTCGATTGGACCAGCTGAATTTGCTTGATCTTTCGAGCAATCATCTCAATGGTGAATTGCCCCCAGACCTCTCAACCTTGAAGCGGCTGGAAGTTCTTGATTTGAGCCATAACTGTCTATCAGGACCAGTTTCAGAAGCGCTTTCTGGTCTTGAATCCATTCAAATACTGAACATCTCTAGCAACTCATTCAATGGGAATTTTCCGGGACTCTGGGGATTTCCAAATCTTCTTGTGTTCAATATTAGCAACAATTCATTCACCGGCCAGTTAGATTCTCATATTTGCAGTTCCTCAAATGGGATTCAGATTCTTGACTTATCGGTGAACCACTTGTTGGGCGGTCTTGAAGGCTTGGACAATTGCAGCACATCTCTGCAACAATTACATGTGGATTACAATTCACTTTCAGGGCCTCTTCCTGATTCCTTGTATTATATGACAGCTTTGGAGCAACTCTCGGTGTCTGGGAACAACTTCTCTGGCCAATTAAGCAAGAAACTGAGTAAGCTCGCTAGCCTTAAAGCCTTAGTTATTTCTGCAAACCAATTTTCTGGCAAACTGCCAAATGTGTTTGGGAACCTTACAAATCTAGAACTGTTATCTGCACACTCGAATTCATTTACTGGGCCATTGCCAGCCACCCTTGCACTCTGCTCAAAGCTCAGAGTGCTGGATCTTCGCAACAATTCGTTTGTGGGTCCTATTGATCTTAATTTCACTGCTTTGCCCAATCTGTGCACGCTTGATCTTGCCTCTAATCATTTGTCAGGGCCTCTTCCGAATTCCCTATCTAGTTGTCGTGAGTTAAAGATTTTGAGCCTTGCTAAGAATGAATTGACTGGCTTAATCCCTgaagatttttcaaatcttgCATCGCTGTCATTTCTTTCATTGTCGAATAACAGCTTTGGGAACTTATCGTGGACGCTATCTGTGCTGCAGCATTGCAAAAATCTCACCACTCTTATCCTTACCAAGAACTTCCATGGTGATGACATTCCTAAAAATGTGAGTGGATTTGAGAACTTGATGATTTTGGCGCTTGGGAACTGTGCTCTGAAAGGCCAAATCCCCGGTTGGTTATTGAGTTGTCAGAAGTTGCAAGTTCTGGACTTGTCTTGGAATCACTTGAATGGCAGTGTACCGCCTTGGGTTGGTCAGATGGAGAGTTTGTTTTACTTGGACTTCTCAAATAACTCTCTCACAGGTGAATTGCCAAAAAGTTTGACTGAGCTTAAGAGCctcatttatttaaattttagtgcCCCAATTCGTACTGCTTATACTGGTATTCCACTCTATGTAAAGCGAAACCAGAGTGCTAACGGTCTGCAATACAACCAGGCCTCAAGTTTTCCCCCCTCAATATACTTGAGCAATAACAGAATAAGCGGAATGATATCCCCTGAAATTGGGCAATTAAAAGAGCTACACGTTTTAGATTTGAGCAGAAACAACATTACAGGGACCATCCCTAGCTCCATTTCCGAGATGGGTAACTTGGAAGTATTggatttatcatataataatctatatggatcaatccCACCGTCATTCAGCAAGCTCACTTTCTTGTCAAAGTTTAGTGTGGCATATAACCACTTGCGTGGAGCAATTCCAAGTGGAACACAGTTCTCAAGCTTTCCCAACTCGAGCTTTGAGGGCAACCTGGGACTTTGTGGGCAAATGTATTCCGCTTGTGCCTTTGGGGAGGGGAATACAGGAAAACCTGTTATTCCATTGGGTTCAAACAGCAAGTTTGGTCGAGGCAGCATCTTTAGCATAACAATCAGTATTGGTTTGGGAGTTGCTGTGCTACTTGCAATTGCTCTGCTTAAAATGTCCAGGAGGAATGTGAAGGATCCAGTTGATAACCTTGACGAAGAACTCAGCAGGCCACGCCGGTTATCTGAGGCTCTTGGGCCTTCAAAGCTGGTACTCTTTCAGAACTCAGAATGCAAAGATCTCACAGTTGCAGACTTGCTGAAATCTACAAACAATTTCAACCAAGCAAACATAATTGGTTGCGGTGGATTTGGTCTGGTTTACAAAGCCAACTTTCCCAACGGGACAAAAGCTGCAATCAAGAGACTCTCTGGGGATTGTGGTCAGATGGAACGTGAATTCCAAGCTGAAGTGGAAGCCCTATCAAGAGCTCAGCATAAAAATCTTGTTGCTCTTCAAGGTTACTGCCGATATGGTAGTGACAGGTTATTAATTTACTCCTATATGGAGAATGGAAGTTTGGATTATTGGCTGCATGAGAATGTTGATGGGGGTTCAGTTCTAAAATGGGATGTAAGACTCAGGATAGCTCAAGGTGCAGCTCGTGGATTAGCTTACTTGCACAAGGGTTGTGAGCCAAACATAGTTCATCGAGATGTAAAATCTAGCAACATCCTTTTGGGTGAAAGTTTTGAAGCTCATTTGGCTGATTTTGGTCTCTCAAGGCTACTGAACCCTTATGATACTCATGTCACTACGGATTTGGTTGGAACTTTGGGCTATATCCCTCCTGAATATAGTCAAACTTTAACGGCGACTTTCCGCGGtgatgtttatagttttggagTTGTTCTTCTGGAGCTTCTTACTAGTAGAAGGCCCGTGGAAGTTTGCAAAGGCAAAAACAGCAGGGACTTGGTGTCTTGGGTGTTGCAGATGAAATATGAGAAGAGAGAGGAGGAAATTATAGATTCAGCAATATGGGATAAGGATCATGAGAAGCAGCTATTAGAGGTGCTTGTTATTGCCTGTAAATGCATAGACCAAGATCCAAGAAAGAGGCCCTCTATAGAACAAGTGGTGTCATGGCTTGATGGTGTTGGATTTAAAGATGTACAACAATGA